The nucleotide sequence TTGTTAAGTAAAAATAAGTTAAAGGTTTACCAGCTGCCTTTCCTGAGATTTTAAAAATTTTATTAATATTTCCACCAAAACCTAATACATCAACTTTATCATATATTTTGGTATTAGTTTTTATCCAATCTTCAAGCTCTAACCAATCTTTTTGTCTTACAACATCATTTAAAAGGCGTACTGTTCCTATTCTAAATGATCTTGATGCTACATATTTCCCATTATGAGTTATGGTAAACTCTGTACTTCCTCCACCAACATCTACATACAAATAAGTTTTATTATGATCGATAAATGCATTTAAATCTGTTTGAGCTACAATAGCTGCTTCTTCTTTACCCCCAATAATATCGATAGAAATATTTGTTTCTTTAAAAATTTTTGCAGCTACCTCTTTTCCATTAATTGCTTCTCGCATTGCAGAAGTAGCACAAGCTTTATAGTATACAACATTATTAGTTTTCATTAATAATTTAAAAGCTTGCATGGTATCTATCATACGACTTATATTTTCTTCTGAAATTTTTTCATTTAAAAATACATCTGCACCCAAACGCACAGGAACACGTATTAAAGAACTTTTTTTAAAAAGTGTTGGTTTATCCTTTTTTTCAATAATATTAGATATTAAAAGGCGAACAGCATTTGAACCTATGTCTATAGCTGCATACTTTTTTATAGATAATAAACTCATTATGCATTTACTTTATTAAGATAATAATTATAAGTATCAAACTGCGCTCGAACTTTAGGTAAATCGTTTCTTTTATATTTATTTATGATTTCAGTATTTAAAATTCTTGATTTTACATTATCATCCCAACAAATTTCAAAAACATCTATAAGTTCTTGTTTAATAGTATTATCAAAAATAGGACAGCTTACCTCTACTCTATTATCAATATTTCTAGTCATCCAATCAGCAGAGGATATAAAAACCTTCGGATCGTTATCATTACCAAAAATATAAAGTCGTGTATGCTCTAGAAATTTATCTACGATACTAATAACTTCAATATTTTCGCTCATTTTAGGAATACCAGGTATTAAACAGCATATTCCACGAACAATCATTTGTATTTTAACTCCTGCATTACTAGCTTCATAAAGCTTATCTATCATTTTATAGCTAGAAATGCTATTCATTTTTAATTTAATGTACCCTGGTTGCCCCAATTTCACATTTTCAATTTCCTCATCAATTAAAGCAAATAATTGGGATTGTGTATAATGAGGTGACGTTATAATATACTTATATTTATAAATTATGTAGTTCGTATCTAAAAAATCGAAAACTTTATCAATATCTTTTAGTATTTTTTGATTAGAGGTAAATAAGGTAAAATCTGTGTAAATATTAGCGGTAG is from Flavobacteriaceae bacterium and encodes:
- a CDS encoding exopolyphosphatase; amino-acid sequence: MSLLSIKKYAAIDIGSNAVRLLISNIIEKKDKPTLFKKSSLIRVPVRLGADVFLNEKISEENISRMIDTMQAFKLLMKTNNVVYYKACATSAMREAINGKEVAAKIFKETNISIDIIGGKEEAAIVAQTDLNAFIDHNKTYLYVDVGGGSTEFTITHNGKYVASRSFRIGTVRLLNDVVRQKDWLELEDWIKTNTKIYDKVDVLGFGGNINKIFKISGKAAGKPLTYFYLTSYYQTLTSYSYEERITELDLNQDRADVIIPAMRIYLSAMKWSKSKNIYVPKIGLSDGIIKSIYYEKVPSKTFI